A stretch of Rhododendron vialii isolate Sample 1 chromosome 4a, ASM3025357v1 DNA encodes these proteins:
- the LOC131321852 gene encoding THO complex subunit 7A-like — MLVKGRKVAGRGEATAAHYAFGPLEDDMIIKHRLLTRTTTTRGEPPLKKLQKKFTSFALEIEKDADNYSDCERLAKAFLQELTTFELPLLKSKAVIDANLREKENFNELKDEINRQIIQAQAHIEDLKKQLEESKIERQHKEECEAIRRLIGMQPPRSETQKIITDLEKEIAMLEAENTAGSRTLELRKKQFALLLHVVDELQNTIEEEQRSLIEEMRIAFDDQKNGVEDASGGSEAMAVD; from the exons ATGTTGGTAAAGGGTAGGAAAGTCGCTGGTAGGGGAGAAGCAACGGCTGCACATTATGCTTTTGGTCCGCTTGAAGATGATATGATTATAAAACACCGGCTTCTCACCCGCACGACCACCACTAGGGGTGAACCTCCTTTGAAGAAACTTCAGAAGAAATTCACCTCTTTTGCCCTTGAGATTGAGAAGGATGCAGATAACTACAGTGACTGCGAAAGACTTGCCAAAGCCTTCTTACAGGAGTTGACGACGTTTGAGCTTCCGCTTCTTAAGAGCAAAGCAGTCATAGATGCAAATctgagagagaaggagaactTCAACGAGTTGAAAGATGAGATAAACCGGCAGATTATTCAGGCACAAGCGCACATAGAGGATCTGAAGAAGCAACTAGAGGAGAGCAAGATTGAAAGGCAGCACAAAGAAGAGTGTGAGGCAATCAGGAGGTTAATCGGGATGCAACCTCCAAGATCAGAGACACAGAAGATCATAACAGATCTTGAGAAAGAGATTGCGATGTTGGAGGCAGAAAATACTGCTGGTTCAAGGACACTGGAGCTTCGCAAGAAACAATTTGCTCTCCTGTTACATGTG GTGGATGAGCTGCAGAACACCATAGAGGAAGAGCAAAGGAGTTTGATCGAGGAGATGAGAATAGCATTCGATGACCAAAAGAATGGTGTGGAGGATGCAAGCGGGGGTTCCGAAGCCATGGCTGTTGATTAG
- the LOC131321853 gene encoding uncharacterized protein At4g15545 has translation MSHASTTTGTGPEFNLPDEILSVIPTDPYDQLDLARKITSMAIASRVSKLDSEVGRLRQKVYDKDSLILELEEKVSHLQQAFHESDMRLKIAREDNMKLSKERDSLAMTTKKLGRDLAKLETFKRQLMQSLNEDNASPAETVDIVTCDQSVSKPYTVKGEEFNGHATHRYLTSSVESGYTTDDASKQAAQRFSMTPYITPRLTPTGTPKNISTTGSPIRYSAAGSPQKTSGMTSPTKSQYEGRGTMSSWYPSSQQSSAANSPPRGRPAPGRTPRIDGKEFFRQARSRLSYEQFSAFLANIKELNAQKQSREETLRKAEEIFGMDNKDLYISFQGLLNRNVH, from the exons ATGTCGCACGCCAGCACCACCACCGGAACCGGACCGGAATTCAACCTACCGGACGAGATACTCTCGGTCATCCCCACCGATCCCTACGACCAGCTCGATCTGGCCAGGAAGATCACGTCCATGGCGATCGCGTCGCGGGTGTCCAAGCTGGATTCCGAGGTGGGCAGGTTAAGGCAGAAGGTGTACGACAAGGACAGCCTCATATTGGAGCTCGAAGAGAAGGTTTCGCACCTGCAACAGGCCTTTCATGAATCCGACATGCGGTTGAAGATTGCTCGGGAAGATAAT ATGAAGCTTTCCAAGGAGCGAGATTCATTGGCCATGACAACCAAGAAACTGGGACGTGATTTGGCCAAG TTGGAGACATTCAAGAGACAACTGATGCAGTCGCTAAATGAAGATAATGCATCG CCAGCTGAAACTGTTGATATTGTGACCTGTGACCAGTCAGTTTCCAAACCGTACACTGTGAAAG GGGAGGAGTTTAATGGGCATGCGACACACCGTTATTTGACCAGCTCTGTGGAGAGTGGATACACAACTGATGATG CCTCAAAGCAAGCTGCGCAAAGATTTTCTATGACACCATATATAACACCACGGCTCACTCCCACTGGAACTCCAAAAAACATATCCACAACGGGATCACCAATAAGGTACTCAGCTGCTGGATCTCCTCAGAAAACATCTGGCATGACATCCCCCACCAAATCTCAGTATGAAGGACGCGGTACGATGTCTTCATGGTACCCATCAAGCCAGCAGTCATCTGCAGCGAACTCCCCTCCTCGCGGACGCCCAGCGCCAG GACGTACGCCACGAATTGATGGGAAGGAGTTCTTCCGTCAAGCTAG GAGTCGTCTGTCATACGAACAATTCAGTGCATTTTTGGCAAACATAAAGGAACTGAATGCTCAAAAGCAATCTAGAGAG GAAACTTTGAGGAAAGCTGAAGAGATATTTGGGATGGATAACAAAGACCTTTACATATCATTTCAAGGATTGCTCAACCGCAATGTACACTAA
- the LOC131321851 gene encoding cyclin-T1-3-like isoform X1, with protein sequence MAGLLTGDPSHHGMYEGGPQKTSQDSPDDGGRWYFSRKEIEENSPSRRDGIDLKKEAYLRKSYCTFLQDLGMRLKVPQVTIATAIIFCHRFFLRQSHAKNDRRTIATVCMFLAGKVEETPRPLKDVILVSYEIIHKKDPAAVQRIKQKEVYEQQKELILLGERVVLATLGFDLNVHHPYKPLVEAIKKFKVAQNALAQVAWNFVNDGLRTSLCLQFKPHHIAAGAIFLAAKFLKVKLPSDGEKVSHWWQEFDVTARQLEEVSNQMLELYEQNRVPASQASEAEGSAGTAVSHPPLPKAPIGNEEHVPSNSNSQGVGPTSKPGTLRPTSSRPAPDHPHPDNHGGTMKTTQNRSTDYGSTELKGMSDQKQRHEPQEQSLHEENIGEDPNSSRFGEEDQERFAAGVMKDKFPGRTVEYRDDMLGQSPQEAIKKIDKDKVKAALEKRRKSRGDMVRKKDLDDDDLIERELEDGIELGSDSVKIKHERRQSWPTTSRNVEEGELAASVDVDAGHGFRSPVSSNRKRKAGSPLERPLEGKQRHDYVPGSHHHNHHAFPEDRNRLGRLGYSERDQKRHLQENHV encoded by the exons ATGGCTGGTCTGCTGACTGGTGATCCTTCACATCATGGAATGTATGAAGGTGGGCCACAGAAAACTTCTCAGGACAGCCCCGATGATGGTGGACGTTGGTACTTCTCTAGGaaggaaattgaagaaaattCCCCATCCAGACGAGATGGCATCGATTTGAAGAAAGAGGCTTATCTACGCAAGTCATATTGTACATTCTTACAGGATTTGGGCATGAGGCTTAAAGT GCCTCAGGTAACAATTGCTACTGCAATAATTTTCTGTCATCGTTTCTTCCTTCGTCAATCCCATGCGAAGAATGACAGAAGG ACCATTGCAACAGTATGTATGTTTCTTGCTGGGAAGGTTGAAGAAACTCCTCGCCCACTTAAGGATGTTATACTTGTTTCGTAtgaaataattcataaaaaggATCCCGCTGCAGTACAGAGGATCAAGCAAAAG GAGGTATACGAACAACAAAAAGAACTAATTTTGTTGGGAGAGAGGGTTGTACTTGCAACTCTTGGCTTCGATCTTAATGTGCATCATCCATACAAACCCCTTGTTGAGGCAATAAAGAAATTTAAGGTTGCTCAAAATGCCCTTGCTCAAGTTGCATGGAATTTTGTCAATGATGG GCTGCGGACATCTCTTTGCTTGCAATTTAAGCCCCACCACATTGCAGCAGGTGCCATTTTCCTTGCTGCCAAGTTCCTTAAAGTAAAGCTTCCATCTGACGGTGAGAAGGTTTCTCATTGGTGGCAGGAGTTTGATGTCACTGCACGCCAATTGGAGG AGGTCAGCAATCAAATGCTAGAGCTGTATGAACAAAACAGAGTCCCGGCTTCTCAGGCAAGTGAAGCGGAAGGAAGTGCTGGGACTGCAGTAAGTCATCCCCCCCTTCCGAAAGCTCCTATAGGCAACGAGGAACATGTACCAAGTAATAGCAATTCTCAGGGTGTGGGTCCTACTTCAAAGCCTGGAACGTTGAGGCCAACATCATCCCGGCCAGCCCCTGATCATCCACATCCGGATAATCATGGTGGGACCAtgaaaaccacacaaaatcgGAGTACTGACTATGGGAGCACGGAGTTAAAAGGTATGTCAGACCAGAAACAacgccatgaaccacaagagcAATCACTTCATGAGGAAAACATTGGGGAAGACCCTAACAGTTCAAGGTTTGGTGAAGAAGATCAAGAAAGATTTGCAGCAGGGGTTATGAAGGATAAATTTCCTGGTCGAACTGTGGAGTACAGAGATGATATGCTTGGCCAGTCACCCCAAGAAGCTATCAAGAAGATTGACAAAGACAAGGTAAAGGCAGCTTTGGAAAAACGAAGGAAGTCCCGCGGTGACATGGTTCGGAAGAAAGACTTGGACGATGACGATCTCATTGAAAGGGAACTGGAAGATGGCATTGAATTGGGTTCCGATAGTGTGAAGATCAAGCATGAGAGGAGGCAAAGCTGGCCCACAACTTCAAGAAATGTGGAAGAAGGGGAGTTGGCAGCATCTGTTGATGTTGATGCTGGACATGGATTTCGATCACCAGTGTCAAGTAATCGCAAGAGAAAGGCAGGGAGCCCACTTGAAAGACCGTTGGAGGGAAAGCAGCGTCACGATTATGTTCCTGGGTCCCATCACCATAATCACCATGCATTTCCGGAAGATAGGAATAGGTTGGGCAGGCTTGGTTATTCGGAAAGGGATCAAAAAAGGCATTTACAAGAAAATCATGTGTGA
- the LOC131321851 gene encoding cyclin-T1-3-like isoform X2, producing the protein MAGLLTGDPSHHGMYEGGPQKTSQDSPDDGGRWYFSRKEIEENSPSRRDGIDLKKEAYLRKSYCTFLQDLGMRLKVPQVTIATAIIFCHRFFLRQSHAKNDRRTIATVCMFLAGKVEETPRPLKDVILVSYEIIHKKDPAAVQRIKQKEVYEQQKELILLGERVVLATLGFDLNVHHPYKPLVEAIKKFKVAQNALAQVAWNFVNDGLRTSLCLQFKPHHIAAGAIFLAAKFLKVKLPSDEVSNQMLELYEQNRVPASQASEAEGSAGTAVSHPPLPKAPIGNEEHVPSNSNSQGVGPTSKPGTLRPTSSRPAPDHPHPDNHGGTMKTTQNRSTDYGSTELKGMSDQKQRHEPQEQSLHEENIGEDPNSSRFGEEDQERFAAGVMKDKFPGRTVEYRDDMLGQSPQEAIKKIDKDKVKAALEKRRKSRGDMVRKKDLDDDDLIERELEDGIELGSDSVKIKHERRQSWPTTSRNVEEGELAASVDVDAGHGFRSPVSSNRKRKAGSPLERPLEGKQRHDYVPGSHHHNHHAFPEDRNRLGRLGYSERDQKRHLQENHV; encoded by the exons ATGGCTGGTCTGCTGACTGGTGATCCTTCACATCATGGAATGTATGAAGGTGGGCCACAGAAAACTTCTCAGGACAGCCCCGATGATGGTGGACGTTGGTACTTCTCTAGGaaggaaattgaagaaaattCCCCATCCAGACGAGATGGCATCGATTTGAAGAAAGAGGCTTATCTACGCAAGTCATATTGTACATTCTTACAGGATTTGGGCATGAGGCTTAAAGT GCCTCAGGTAACAATTGCTACTGCAATAATTTTCTGTCATCGTTTCTTCCTTCGTCAATCCCATGCGAAGAATGACAGAAGG ACCATTGCAACAGTATGTATGTTTCTTGCTGGGAAGGTTGAAGAAACTCCTCGCCCACTTAAGGATGTTATACTTGTTTCGTAtgaaataattcataaaaaggATCCCGCTGCAGTACAGAGGATCAAGCAAAAG GAGGTATACGAACAACAAAAAGAACTAATTTTGTTGGGAGAGAGGGTTGTACTTGCAACTCTTGGCTTCGATCTTAATGTGCATCATCCATACAAACCCCTTGTTGAGGCAATAAAGAAATTTAAGGTTGCTCAAAATGCCCTTGCTCAAGTTGCATGGAATTTTGTCAATGATGG GCTGCGGACATCTCTTTGCTTGCAATTTAAGCCCCACCACATTGCAGCAGGTGCCATTTTCCTTGCTGCCAAGTTCCTTAAAGTAAAGCTTCCATCTGACG AGGTCAGCAATCAAATGCTAGAGCTGTATGAACAAAACAGAGTCCCGGCTTCTCAGGCAAGTGAAGCGGAAGGAAGTGCTGGGACTGCAGTAAGTCATCCCCCCCTTCCGAAAGCTCCTATAGGCAACGAGGAACATGTACCAAGTAATAGCAATTCTCAGGGTGTGGGTCCTACTTCAAAGCCTGGAACGTTGAGGCCAACATCATCCCGGCCAGCCCCTGATCATCCACATCCGGATAATCATGGTGGGACCAtgaaaaccacacaaaatcgGAGTACTGACTATGGGAGCACGGAGTTAAAAGGTATGTCAGACCAGAAACAacgccatgaaccacaagagcAATCACTTCATGAGGAAAACATTGGGGAAGACCCTAACAGTTCAAGGTTTGGTGAAGAAGATCAAGAAAGATTTGCAGCAGGGGTTATGAAGGATAAATTTCCTGGTCGAACTGTGGAGTACAGAGATGATATGCTTGGCCAGTCACCCCAAGAAGCTATCAAGAAGATTGACAAAGACAAGGTAAAGGCAGCTTTGGAAAAACGAAGGAAGTCCCGCGGTGACATGGTTCGGAAGAAAGACTTGGACGATGACGATCTCATTGAAAGGGAACTGGAAGATGGCATTGAATTGGGTTCCGATAGTGTGAAGATCAAGCATGAGAGGAGGCAAAGCTGGCCCACAACTTCAAGAAATGTGGAAGAAGGGGAGTTGGCAGCATCTGTTGATGTTGATGCTGGACATGGATTTCGATCACCAGTGTCAAGTAATCGCAAGAGAAAGGCAGGGAGCCCACTTGAAAGACCGTTGGAGGGAAAGCAGCGTCACGATTATGTTCCTGGGTCCCATCACCATAATCACCATGCATTTCCGGAAGATAGGAATAGGTTGGGCAGGCTTGGTTATTCGGAAAGGGATCAAAAAAGGCATTTACAAGAAAATCATGTGTGA